In Candidatus Methylomirabilota bacterium, the following are encoded in one genomic region:
- the smc gene encoding chromosome segregation protein SMC, with the protein MRLQRLTAFGFKSFAEKIEVTFEPGVTAIVGPNGCGKSNLSDAIRWALGEQSAKLLRGDRMDDVIFAGNGSRKPLGMAEVSLSFTDNYGNIPTEFHEVTVTRRLYRSGESEYLLNHIPCRLRDITDLFLDTGLGGEPYALIEQGSIGSIVSAKPAERRLLIEEAAGIMTYKVRKRSALAKLEAAEQNLLRVGDIIREVERQKNSLKRQANKAERYRTYQDRACELKGFVKFSELEQLRHQRTLFEQTASAAQQELDSVQAAVAGVEAEQEIVRVGELEQERARAAAQERLHELRSALSHDEAEMNHLRQMLEESSRRKQERRDRSALLHDRRATLLQQEAEAKAQAQRLIDDLEAGRTQLNLKSSELAALEETIGTTTRALEASRRRLVQEAAALADRRNHLTSLRERARLYGTQRDLASERTARLEQQDRDLIPLEEAQRVAFEQAVERLEALQTERTRLTHQGTEEDAAREATRPRLEALRNESASLRSRLASLIELSDNFEGYVDGHRYLLQQHVRGESRVEGLKGALADRLEVPAPYERAIEALLGDALQGLVMQRPQDVEEAIRRLNERGRGRATFLLHRGAVSDQSDMTTARLRDVLAASGTPVEGLALDLIRCVDEDRPLVAALLADGIIVRELSDALALGGCLPAPFAVATLAGELITAKGIIVGGPGGGSGILPRRREIARLRDRNRELRDTLQAAEAEWESSCRRSADLGESLELVNRRLHELEIERLKAETALAHTSAERRRLLQQIEVLTYEGQSHDEDLRVLDAEIRTIEHSLMEFEDRGQAAQRETAMLETDVTARQQERDGLIREAGEYRVRLTALQGQREILARGLARTVEELDQVTTELGSIEVELAEQQRREAQMEASVAGLQVRLSALVEEEQEAHRVVVALDEARRELSERRQAIDERLLGLKRSLFDTQQASNEATIRLAELRNTISLLEEALRSEGPADIEAIVRRLSESGLGIEAANSELTDLTNRIAELGAVNMAALEEYQELAERHRFLSAQAEDLGASAQSLRTAISEINQTIQERFSETLKTVADHLDRLWSCLIPGGQATLTLAEPEDGEEEPGVEMTVRIPGKRATLNLLSGGEKALAALALLLALFHTRPSPFCLLDEVDAPLDDANAERLASLLREMAASAQFLLITHNKRTMAAADLLYGVTMEEHGVSKLLSLHMGRAA; encoded by the coding sequence ATGCGGCTTCAGCGATTGACCGCATTCGGTTTCAAGTCGTTCGCCGAAAAGATCGAGGTGACCTTCGAGCCCGGCGTGACGGCGATCGTCGGACCGAACGGCTGCGGTAAGAGCAATCTCTCCGATGCCATTCGATGGGCCCTGGGCGAGCAAAGCGCCAAGCTGTTGCGCGGAGATCGAATGGACGACGTGATCTTTGCGGGCAACGGCAGTCGCAAGCCGTTGGGTATGGCCGAGGTCTCCCTGAGCTTTACCGACAACTACGGCAACATCCCGACGGAGTTTCACGAGGTCACGGTGACCCGTCGCCTCTACCGCTCCGGTGAGAGTGAGTACCTCTTGAATCATATTCCCTGCCGGCTTCGCGACATCACCGATCTGTTCCTGGATACCGGGCTCGGGGGTGAACCGTATGCCTTGATCGAACAGGGAAGTATCGGCAGCATTGTCAGTGCGAAGCCCGCCGAACGTCGGCTCCTGATTGAGGAGGCGGCCGGCATCATGACCTACAAGGTCCGAAAGCGGTCCGCCCTCGCCAAGCTGGAGGCCGCGGAACAGAACCTCCTCCGGGTCGGCGACATCATCCGAGAGGTCGAGCGGCAGAAGAATTCCCTCAAACGACAGGCGAATAAGGCAGAGCGATATCGCACCTATCAGGATCGGGCGTGTGAGCTGAAGGGCTTTGTGAAGTTCTCTGAACTGGAACAGTTGCGGCATCAACGCACCCTGTTCGAGCAGACCGCCTCGGCGGCGCAGCAGGAGCTCGACTCGGTACAGGCGGCGGTCGCCGGCGTGGAGGCCGAACAGGAGATCGTCCGGGTCGGCGAACTCGAACAGGAGCGCGCCAGAGCTGCCGCGCAGGAGCGGTTGCACGAACTACGCAGCGCCCTGTCTCACGATGAGGCCGAGATGAACCATCTGCGGCAGATGCTTGAGGAGTCGTCGCGTCGCAAACAGGAGCGTCGTGACCGCTCGGCGCTGCTGCACGACCGTCGCGCGACGCTCCTACAGCAAGAGGCCGAGGCCAAGGCGCAGGCGCAGCGGCTGATCGATGACCTGGAAGCCGGTCGTACGCAGCTCAACCTGAAGTCGTCCGAGTTGGCGGCGCTGGAAGAGACGATCGGCACAACGACGCGGGCACTTGAGGCGTCGCGTCGGCGTCTCGTACAGGAGGCGGCGGCACTGGCGGACCGCCGTAACCATCTGACCAGCCTTCGAGAACGCGCACGCCTCTACGGCACCCAACGCGATCTGGCGAGTGAGCGCACGGCCCGACTGGAGCAACAGGACCGCGACCTCATCCCGTTGGAGGAGGCGCAACGCGTCGCATTTGAACAGGCGGTCGAGCGACTGGAGGCATTGCAGACAGAACGGACGCGGCTCACACATCAGGGCACCGAAGAGGATGCCGCACGCGAGGCGACAAGACCCCGACTTGAGGCGCTGCGAAATGAATCGGCGTCGCTCCGCAGCCGTCTCGCATCCCTCATTGAGCTGAGCGACAATTTCGAAGGATACGTTGACGGTCACCGGTATCTCCTCCAGCAACACGTGCGTGGCGAGTCGAGAGTCGAAGGACTGAAGGGCGCGCTGGCGGATCGGCTCGAGGTGCCCGCCCCCTACGAGCGCGCCATCGAGGCCCTGCTCGGCGATGCATTGCAGGGGCTCGTGATGCAACGGCCGCAGGATGTCGAGGAGGCCATTCGACGGCTGAATGAGCGGGGCCGGGGGCGGGCGACGTTTCTGCTCCATCGTGGTGCCGTGAGCGATCAATCCGACATGACGACCGCTCGGCTGCGTGATGTCCTCGCCGCCTCAGGCACCCCGGTGGAAGGGCTCGCGCTCGATCTGATCCGCTGCGTCGACGAGGATCGGCCGCTGGTGGCAGCCCTCCTCGCCGACGGGATCATCGTCCGAGAGCTGTCCGATGCGCTCGCACTCGGCGGTTGCCTCCCTGCTCCTTTTGCCGTCGCGACACTCGCCGGCGAACTCATCACCGCCAAAGGGATCATCGTCGGCGGGCCGGGGGGTGGGTCCGGGATCCTGCCGCGACGCCGGGAGATCGCTCGGCTTCGAGATCGCAACCGCGAACTGCGCGATACCCTGCAGGCGGCCGAGGCCGAATGGGAGAGCTCCTGTCGCCGCTCCGCCGATCTCGGGGAATCGTTGGAGCTGGTCAATCGGCGTCTCCATGAACTGGAGATCGAGCGCCTTAAGGCGGAGACGGCACTTGCCCACACCAGTGCGGAGCGACGACGCCTCTTGCAGCAGATCGAGGTGCTGACCTATGAAGGTCAGAGCCATGATGAGGACCTCCGCGTCCTCGACGCAGAGATCCGGACCATCGAACACTCGCTTATGGAGTTTGAAGACCGCGGGCAGGCGGCTCAGCGCGAGACCGCGATGCTCGAGACCGACGTAACCGCTCGCCAGCAGGAACGGGACGGCCTGATCCGGGAGGCAGGGGAATACCGCGTTCGGCTGACGGCACTGCAGGGCCAGCGTGAGATCCTGGCTCGCGGCCTCGCCAGGACGGTGGAGGAACTCGACCAGGTAACAACCGAACTGGGGTCCATCGAGGTCGAACTTGCCGAGCAACAGCGTCGTGAAGCGCAGATGGAGGCGAGCGTCGCAGGGCTTCAGGTCCGGTTGAGTGCGTTGGTCGAGGAGGAGCAGGAGGCGCATCGAGTCGTCGTGGCGCTGGATGAGGCCCGTCGGGAGTTGAGCGAGCGGCGTCAGGCCATCGACGAACGCCTGCTGGGGCTGAAGCGGTCGCTGTTCGACACCCAACAGGCGTCGAACGAGGCGACAATTCGACTTGCCGAACTGCGGAATACGATCTCGCTCCTGGAGGAGGCGCTGAGATCGGAGGGACCTGCCGACATCGAGGCGATTGTCCGACGGCTGTCCGAAAGCGGGCTGGGTATCGAAGCGGCCAATAGCGAACTGACGGATCTCACCAACAGGATTGCGGAACTCGGCGCGGTCAATATGGCTGCCCTCGAGGAATACCAGGAGTTGGCCGAACGCCACCGCTTCCTCTCCGCTCAGGCTGAAGACCTTGGCGCCTCTGCGCAGTCGCTCCGAACCGCCATCTCAGAGATCAATCAGACAATTCAGGAACGATTCAGCGAGACCCTGAAGACCGTAGCCGACCATCTGGATCGACTCTGGAGTTGCCTCATTCCCGGAGGTCAGGCGACGCTGACCCTGGCCGAACCGGAGGATGGTGAGGAGGAACCGGGGGTGGAGATGACCGTTCGCATCCCCGGAAAACGGGCGACCCTCAACCTGTTATCCGGAGGTGAGAAGGCGCTGGCGGCCCTGGCGCTGCTGCTGGCCCTGTTCCACACCCGTCCGAGCCCCTTTTGCCTGCTGGATGAGGTCGATGCCCCGCTCGACGATGCAAACGCCGAACGGCTCGCCTCGCTGCTCAGGGAGATGGCCGCCAGCGCCCAGTTTCTCCTCATTACCCACAACAAACGGACGATGGCGGCGGCCGACCTCCTCTACGGCGTGACGATGGAGGAGCATGGCGTCTCTAAGCTGCTGTCGCTCCACATGGGTCGAGCCGCCTGA
- a CDS encoding thiol reductase thioredoxin, with translation MASEKVVHLTDRDFDERVIKGQGLILVDFWAEWCGPCRMIAPILDELANEHDGQVTIAKLNVDENRESTARFGIRSIPTILLFKDGAQVEQIVGALSKSALQAKIQQHL, from the coding sequence ATGGCGTCAGAGAAGGTCGTTCATCTCACAGACCGCGATTTTGACGAGCGGGTTATCAAAGGACAGGGTCTGATCCTGGTTGATTTCTGGGCCGAATGGTGCGGTCCCTGTCGGATGATCGCACCCATCCTGGATGAGTTGGCAAACGAACATGACGGGCAGGTCACGATCGCCAAGTTGAATGTGGACGAGAATCGGGAGAGTACGGCTCGATTCGGAATTCGAAGCATTCCGACGATCCTCCTCTTCAAGGATGGGGCGCAGGTCGAACAGATTGTCGGGGCGTTGTCGAAATCAGCCCTTCAGGCCAAGATCCAGCAGCATCTGTAA
- the trpD gene encoding anthranilate phosphoribosyltransferase, with amino-acid sequence MLILDALHKVVDRRDLSADEACAAMEEMMSGRACDPQIAAFLTALRLKGETAAEITGFARAMRAHVCRIRVRGPAERAGGETGGGRLVDTCGTGGDAAHTFNISTAAAFVVAGAGVQVAKHGNRSVSSRCGSADVMEALGVDLTLAPEQVGACIDEVGIGFLYAPLLHPAMRHVMTARREIRIRTVFNILGPLTNPAQAPAQVVGVYEPRLTELLATVLVALGSERAFVVCGLDGLDELSPALQSRVSEIKDGQVHTYMLAPEDFGFARASLDDLQGGGAGENAQMIRAILTGERGPKRDVVIMNAALAVIAGGTADDIQSGAKLAAMSIDSGAAIEKLRALVEFSRRHGRQAA; translated from the coding sequence ATGCTGATTCTGGACGCACTGCACAAGGTGGTCGACCGGCGGGACCTGAGCGCCGATGAAGCCTGTGCGGCGATGGAAGAGATGATGTCCGGACGGGCGTGCGACCCGCAGATCGCAGCCTTTTTGACGGCGCTGCGGCTGAAGGGGGAGACGGCCGCTGAGATCACCGGATTTGCACGGGCTATGCGGGCGCATGTCTGTCGCATCAGGGTTCGTGGGCCGGCCGAGCGTGCGGGGGGTGAAACCGGCGGCGGGCGGTTGGTCGATACCTGCGGCACTGGGGGAGACGCCGCCCACACCTTCAATATCTCGACAGCCGCGGCCTTTGTAGTGGCGGGGGCCGGTGTTCAGGTCGCCAAACACGGCAATCGCTCGGTATCGAGTCGTTGCGGGAGCGCCGACGTGATGGAGGCGTTGGGGGTGGATCTGACGCTCGCGCCGGAGCAGGTGGGGGCGTGTATCGACGAGGTCGGCATCGGGTTTCTGTATGCCCCGCTGTTGCACCCGGCCATGCGGCATGTGATGACCGCCCGCCGCGAGATACGGATTCGGACGGTGTTCAACATCCTCGGCCCCCTCACCAATCCGGCCCAGGCGCCCGCTCAGGTCGTAGGGGTCTACGAGCCGCGCTTGACCGAACTTTTGGCAACCGTCCTGGTCGCGCTAGGGTCGGAGCGGGCCTTTGTGGTCTGCGGTCTTGACGGACTGGATGAGCTATCGCCGGCCTTGCAAAGCCGGGTGTCGGAGATCAAGGATGGACAGGTCCACACCTACATGCTGGCCCCGGAGGATTTCGGCTTTGCGCGGGCGAGCCTCGACGATCTGCAGGGCGGCGGTGCCGGCGAAAACGCGCAGATGATCCGGGCGATTCTGACTGGTGAGCGGGGGCCGAAACGGGATGTGGTGATTATGAACGCGGCCCTGGCCGTAATCGCGGGCGGGACGGCCGATGACATCCAGAGCGGCGCCAAACTGGCCGCCATGTCGATCGACAGCGGTGCCGCGATAGAGAAACTGCGGGCTCTGGTAGAGTTCAGTCGTCGCCACGGCCGACAGGCCGCGTAA
- a CDS encoding anthranilate/aminodeoxychorismate synthase component II (TrpG; with TrpE catalyzes the formation of anthranilate and glutamate from chorismate and glutamine; TrpG provides the glutamine amidotransferase activity) — protein MLVVIDNYDSFTYNLVQYLGELGERPRVFRNDQIALDELAALRPDRIVISPGPKSPKEAGISCDLITRFAGQVAILGVCLGHQCIGAAFGGRIVRAGRLMHGKTSPIHHDGRTIFSGLPNPFDATRYHSLLVDREGLPDCLEISAQTAEGEIMGIRHTHYRIEGIQFHPESILTREGKALLKNFLALR, from the coding sequence ATGCTGGTCGTCATCGACAACTACGACTCGTTTACCTACAATCTGGTCCAATACCTCGGCGAGCTGGGCGAACGCCCGCGCGTCTTCCGGAACGACCAGATTGCGCTGGACGAGTTGGCGGCGCTCCGGCCTGATCGGATCGTGATCTCTCCGGGACCGAAGAGCCCAAAGGAAGCCGGGATCAGTTGCGATCTGATCACGCGTTTCGCCGGGCAGGTCGCCATCCTCGGCGTCTGTCTGGGCCATCAGTGCATCGGCGCCGCGTTCGGCGGGCGGATCGTGCGGGCAGGCCGCCTGATGCACGGCAAAACCTCTCCCATCCACCATGACGGGCGAACCATCTTTTCCGGGCTTCCGAATCCTTTTGATGCCACGCGCTATCATTCGCTGCTCGTGGATCGCGAGGGACTTCCGGATTGCCTGGAGATCTCCGCGCAGACGGCAGAGGGAGAGATTATGGGCATCCGCCACACGCACTATCGGATCGAGGGGATTCAATTTCATCCCGAATCGATCCTCACGAGAGAGGGGAAGGCGCTGCTCAAAAACTTCCTCGCCCTTCGCTGA
- the ribD gene encoding bifunctional diaminohydroxyphosphoribosylaminopyrimidine deaminase/5-amino-6-(5-phosphoribosylamino)uracil reductase RibD yields the protein MVTPDDERFMRRALALAKKGYGRTSPNPMVGAVVVRQGRIVGEGYHALAGAPHAEIAALDQAGGAASGADLYVTLEPCCHYGRTPPCTDRLVRAGLHRVVIPTLDPNPLVSGRGVQILREAGIVVESGLCAEEANRLNEAFTKFITQRIPFVTLKAAISLDGKIATRTGDARWVSGKRSREQVHRLRDQVDAIVVGIGTVRRDNPRLSTRLPEGGRDPIRIVVDGVGPFPLNAQIFQDGATARTWIAVAADTPEERIDALERRGLTVLEAGGSRGRVSFTQLLKRLGEREITSVMIEGGEAIFTSAIEAGIVDKFLLFVAPILVGGKGAPSLMGGTGVETIGQALRLSHIRTEPVGEDLLLEGYRPSHEGVC from the coding sequence ATGGTCACCCCTGACGATGAACGCTTTATGCGGCGCGCGCTGGCCCTTGCAAAAAAAGGGTACGGCCGCACCAGCCCCAACCCCATGGTCGGCGCGGTGGTGGTCCGGCAGGGCCGGATCGTCGGGGAGGGGTATCACGCCCTGGCCGGCGCGCCGCATGCGGAGATTGCAGCGCTGGACCAGGCCGGCGGCGCGGCGAGCGGCGCCGACCTTTATGTCACCCTGGAGCCCTGTTGCCATTACGGTCGCACCCCACCCTGCACCGATCGACTTGTTCGGGCGGGACTTCATCGGGTCGTGATCCCGACCCTCGATCCCAATCCGCTGGTGTCAGGACGAGGCGTGCAGATCTTGCGCGAGGCGGGAATTGTCGTCGAATCGGGGCTCTGTGCGGAAGAGGCAAACCGCCTGAATGAGGCCTTTACGAAATTCATCACACAGCGTATTCCGTTCGTGACTCTCAAGGCCGCGATCAGTCTGGACGGCAAGATTGCGACCCGCACCGGAGACGCCCGGTGGGTCTCCGGCAAACGATCGCGCGAGCAGGTCCATCGCTTACGGGACCAGGTCGACGCGATCGTCGTTGGGATCGGTACCGTTCGGCGCGACAATCCCAGGCTCTCAACCAGGCTTCCGGAAGGCGGGCGCGACCCGATTCGAATCGTCGTCGATGGCGTTGGTCCGTTCCCGCTGAATGCCCAGATCTTTCAGGACGGCGCGACCGCACGAACCTGGATCGCCGTCGCCGCCGATACCCCGGAAGAGCGGATCGACGCCTTGGAGCGTCGCGGACTGACGGTGCTCGAAGCGGGCGGTTCCCGCGGACGGGTCAGCTTCACACAGCTTCTGAAACGGCTCGGCGAGCGAGAGATCACGAGCGTGATGATCGAAGGGGGCGAAGCCATCTTTACCTCCGCTATTGAGGCGGGGATCGTCGATAAGTTTCTGTTATTTGTGGCGCCGATTCTTGTCGGTGGGAAGGGCGCGCCCAGCCTGATGGGCGGGACGGGCGTTGAGACGATCGGCCAGGCTTTACGACTGTCTCACATACGGACAGAACCGGTAGGCGAAGACCTGCTGCTTGAGGGATACCGCCCGTCCCATGAAGGCGTCTGCTAG
- the trpE gene encoding anthranilate synthase component I, with protein sequence MLHPSFDEFVRKSAAGNLIPVYREIVADMETPVSAFRKIDRGDYAFLLESVEGGEKWGRYSFLGSNPALVFHAKGTTATVTTAAGAQSHTIEQDLLEPLKSILRRYRPVQADDLPRFYGGIVGFLSYDVVRQFERLPATTKNDLDLPDAFFLLPDTLLIFDNVSHRIKIVANAFVPETDPQQLREAYDEAARKIDDVVDALRRPLHMGRRPGGDGGELQLNSTMSQTEFVRAVERTQEYVRAGDVVQTVISQRLSTKTTADPFDIYRALRTINPSPYMYYLRLGEIRVAGSSPEVLVRLEEGRIDLRPIAGTRPRGRSDAEDLAFEQELLADPKERAEHIMLVDLGRNDVGRVAVIGSVAVSELMTVERYSHVMHIVSNVQGILADGHDAFDLLRACFPAGTVTGAPKIRAMEIIEELEPVRRGLYAGAVGYFGFSGNMDTCITIRTVIISDGTAYVQAGAGIVADSDPEREYEETMNKAKGMLRAIQMAESGDLWIGGTG encoded by the coding sequence ATGCTGCATCCATCCTTCGACGAATTTGTGCGGAAGAGCGCGGCCGGCAACCTGATCCCCGTCTACCGCGAGATCGTCGCCGACATGGAGACGCCGGTATCGGCCTTTCGCAAGATCGACCGCGGCGACTACGCCTTTCTGTTGGAGAGTGTCGAAGGGGGGGAAAAGTGGGGCCGCTACAGCTTCCTCGGCAGCAATCCCGCCCTTGTCTTTCACGCAAAGGGCACGACAGCCACAGTGACGACCGCAGCCGGGGCCCAATCTCATACGATCGAACAGGACCTGCTGGAGCCGTTAAAGTCGATCTTGCGGCGCTATCGGCCGGTTCAGGCCGACGACCTCCCGAGGTTTTACGGGGGGATCGTGGGATTTCTCTCCTACGATGTCGTTCGACAATTCGAACGACTGCCGGCAACGACTAAAAATGATCTCGATCTGCCCGATGCCTTCTTTCTCCTGCCCGATACCCTGCTGATTTTCGATAACGTCTCTCACCGGATCAAGATCGTAGCCAATGCCTTTGTTCCGGAGACCGATCCGCAGCAGCTTCGTGAGGCATACGATGAGGCTGCGAGAAAGATCGACGACGTCGTGGACGCGCTGCGGCGGCCGCTGCATATGGGCCGGAGGCCCGGCGGAGACGGGGGGGAGTTGCAACTGAACTCGACCATGAGTCAGACCGAGTTCGTTCGCGCCGTAGAGCGTACGCAGGAATATGTGCGGGCGGGGGACGTGGTCCAGACGGTCATCTCTCAACGACTCTCCACCAAAACCACCGCCGATCCGTTCGATATCTACCGGGCCCTCAGAACGATCAACCCGTCGCCCTATATGTACTATCTGCGGCTGGGCGAGATCCGTGTGGCCGGCAGCTCACCGGAGGTGTTAGTCCGATTGGAAGAGGGGCGGATCGATCTGCGCCCGATTGCCGGGACCCGGCCGAGAGGACGCAGTGATGCGGAGGATCTGGCGTTCGAGCAGGAGCTCCTCGCCGATCCGAAGGAACGGGCGGAGCATATTATGCTGGTGGACCTGGGACGCAACGATGTGGGGCGGGTGGCTGTGATCGGATCCGTTGCCGTGTCGGAGCTGATGACGGTCGAGCGCTATTCGCACGTCATGCACATCGTCTCCAACGTTCAAGGGATACTGGCCGACGGGCATGATGCCTTCGATCTGTTGCGCGCCTGCTTTCCCGCAGGAACCGTCACCGGCGCACCCAAGATCCGTGCCATGGAGATTATCGAGGAGTTGGAGCCGGTGCGTCGAGGCCTCTATGCCGGTGCGGTCGGCTATTTCGGCTTCTCCGGCAATATGGATACCTGCATCACCATCCGCACCGTCATCATCAGCGACGGAACCGCATATGTCCAGGCGGGCGCAGGGATCGTGGCCGACTCCGACCCGGAACGCGAATACGAAGAGACGATGAACAAGGCGAAGGGGATGCTCAGGGCGATCCAGATGGCCGAATCGGGCGATCTGTGGATCGGAGGGACAGGGTAG
- a CDS encoding riboflavin synthase, with translation MKASARQRMFTGLVEEVGYIQRVHREGGVAKLTIRGQQTTSALAVGDSIAVDGACLTVTRTASTLFEADLSEETLGRTTLGDRQVGDPVNLERPCRPTDRLGGHFVTGHIDGVGTIHEIRETGGMWWFSITYPEALRSLMVEKGSVAVDGISLTVGRLNNDCFGVAVIPHTYRHTTLGQKPIGGRVNLETDLLGKYVVRYIEGRGSTAHTVPLTESRLRELGFG, from the coding sequence ATGAAGGCGTCTGCTAGGCAACGGATGTTTACCGGATTGGTCGAGGAGGTGGGTTACATTCAGCGGGTCCACCGGGAAGGGGGCGTGGCCAAACTGACCATCCGGGGTCAGCAGACCACCTCTGCACTTGCGGTCGGCGACAGCATTGCCGTCGATGGGGCCTGCCTCACAGTGACGAGGACGGCATCGACACTGTTCGAGGCTGATCTGTCCGAAGAAACCTTGGGCCGTACGACCCTGGGCGACCGTCAAGTCGGTGACCCGGTCAATCTCGAGCGCCCGTGCCGGCCGACGGATCGACTGGGAGGTCACTTCGTCACCGGGCACATCGACGGGGTTGGAACGATTCACGAGATTCGAGAAACCGGGGGGATGTGGTGGTTCTCGATTACCTATCCTGAGGCGTTGCGATCGCTGATGGTCGAAAAGGGGTCGGTTGCGGTGGACGGCATCAGCCTGACGGTGGGTCGGCTCAATAACGATTGTTTTGGAGTCGCCGTCATCCCGCATACCTACCGCCACACGACGCTGGGCCAGAAGCCGATCGGTGGGCGGGTCAATCTGGAGACCGACCTGCTTGGCAAGTACGTCGTCCGTTACATTGAAGGACGCGGGTCTACAGCACACACGGTACCCCTGACCGAATCGCGACTTCGGGAACTGGGATTCGGCTAG
- the rnc gene encoding ribonuclease III encodes MSSSSEVAAPSFPRSLCGHRFRDPALLEAALTHPSFTDPSQADVRLRYQRLEFLGDAVWTLYVSEVLCALLPTASEGELTRRRAGLVSAVALAEMAQRHGLAPLLLLSKGEESTGGRQKTRVLANSFEAVIGAIYLDGGIDVIRCLAQETCLRNLEEARVITDPKTVLQQLIQSRVHTVPRYRLVRRSGAPHAPTFEVEVIVNRSRMARGNGPNRQEAECDAARNALRSLPTELSTTSCSRNRSDY; translated from the coding sequence ATGAGCAGTTCCTCCGAGGTGGCCGCACCATCCTTCCCGAGGTCCCTTTGCGGCCATCGGTTTCGCGATCCGGCGCTCCTTGAGGCGGCGCTGACCCACCCCTCCTTCACCGATCCTTCGCAGGCCGATGTCCGTCTTCGCTATCAGCGGCTCGAGTTTCTGGGTGATGCGGTCTGGACGCTCTATGTGAGCGAGGTCCTCTGTGCCCTCCTGCCGACGGCGTCGGAGGGGGAATTGACCCGGCGACGAGCCGGCCTTGTCAGCGCCGTCGCCCTGGCCGAGATGGCCCAGCGCCACGGTCTTGCCCCCCTGCTCTTGCTGAGCAAGGGGGAGGAGTCAACGGGCGGGCGACAAAAGACCAGGGTCCTCGCGAACAGCTTTGAAGCGGTGATCGGGGCCATCTATCTCGACGGGGGAATCGACGTCATTCGCTGCTTGGCGCAGGAGACCTGCCTGAGAAACCTCGAAGAGGCACGGGTCATCACAGATCCGAAGACGGTCCTGCAACAACTCATTCAATCTCGCGTCCACACGGTACCCCGTTATCGTCTGGTTCGCCGGTCCGGCGCCCCCCATGCACCGACGTTCGAGGTTGAGGTGATAGTCAACCGATCCCGGATGGCCAGGGGCAACGGTCCGAATAGGCAAGAAGCCGAATGTGACGCCGCCCGAAATGCGCTGCGTTCGCTACCGACTGAACTCTCCACAACATCTTGTAGTCGCAATAGATCAGACTACTGA
- a CDS encoding signal recognition particle-docking protein FtsY, with amino-acid sequence MFTGNPPRQGLLGRFVAGLARTRQGLVGQIGRLFGSHSPSLADLEALEEILIAADFGPALAQRLIAPLHQRLGRRDLNSVEQVAAALKQGILAILAGVAPPPSSRNHPTTPQVLLFLGINGSGKTTTIGKFANRLIAEGGSVVLAGADTFRAAAIEQLGLWGRRVGADVVCHQAGADPSAVVFDAVQAACARGATHLLIDTAGRLHTKRNLMEELKKIQRVVARQMPDAPHERIMVLDATSGLNALVQAKTFHEAVGLTSLILTKLDGTAKGGVVVAIADQLKVPITYVGLGEGVDDLQPFVPETFADALFANS; translated from the coding sequence ATGTTTACCGGCAACCCTCCACGTCAGGGCCTTCTGGGACGATTTGTCGCAGGGCTGGCGCGAACCCGCCAGGGTCTGGTAGGACAGATCGGACGACTGTTCGGTTCCCATTCGCCGAGCCTCGCCGACCTTGAGGCGCTGGAAGAGATTCTCATTGCCGCCGACTTCGGTCCGGCCCTGGCCCAACGACTTATCGCGCCTCTCCACCAGCGTCTCGGTCGCCGGGATCTCAACAGCGTCGAGCAGGTGGCGGCGGCCCTCAAGCAAGGGATTCTCGCTATTCTGGCTGGCGTTGCGCCACCCCCTTCATCCCGAAACCATCCGACTACACCGCAGGTCCTGCTCTTCCTGGGCATCAACGGATCCGGCAAGACCACGACGATCGGGAAGTTCGCGAACCGCCTGATTGCCGAGGGTGGCAGCGTGGTGTTGGCCGGTGCCGATACCTTTCGAGCGGCGGCGATCGAACAGTTGGGGCTGTGGGGCCGGCGGGTGGGCGCCGATGTCGTCTGCCACCAGGCGGGGGCCGACCCCTCTGCCGTGGTGTTCGACGCGGTGCAGGCCGCCTGCGCGCGCGGCGCAACCCACCTGCTGATCGACACGGCCGGCCGTCTGCACACCAAACGGAATCTGATGGAGGAGTTGAAAAAGATCCAGCGGGTCGTTGCGCGACAGATGCCGGATGCGCCCCACGAACGGATCATGGTGCTCGACGCGACCTCCGGCCTCAACGCGCTGGTACAGGCGAAGACCTTTCACGAGGCGGTGGGGCTGACGAGCCTGATCCTGACCAAACTGGACGGTACGGCCAAAGGGGGTGTGGTGGTGGCGATCGCGGATCAGCTCAAGGTTCCCATCACCTATGTCGGTCTTGGCGAGGGGGTCGACGATCTGCAGCCGTTCGTCCCGGAAACCTTTGCCGACGCCCTCTTCGCGAATTCCTGA